The Georgenia sp. TF02-10 genome window below encodes:
- a CDS encoding SDR family oxidoreductase, whose product MRTIIRSRRTRMKSFAGKVAVVTGGGGSGIGHALVVELARAGAHVAFCDIAKLESTEEEIAALGVPYLALKVDMSDRTAIDGFIDAVLDRFGQIDLLFNNAGIALGDRTFDELTAADFDRITDINYWGVVHTTQKAYPSIRQRPEAAIINISSAQGILALPYMIPYCTTKFAVRGFTDSLRAEHRLRGIKNVTVHTVHPGRVATNITVNSDYQTETSMKFHENLQKGISAADAAKVILKGVQKNKGRIVISDGKVHDLLARILPTANTHIVRLELRRQGVIPR is encoded by the coding sequence ATGCGCACCATCATCAGATCGAGGAGGACCAGGATGAAGAGCTTCGCGGGCAAGGTCGCGGTCGTCACCGGCGGCGGCGGGAGCGGGATCGGGCACGCACTGGTCGTGGAGCTGGCCAGGGCTGGTGCACACGTCGCGTTCTGCGACATCGCGAAGCTCGAGAGCACCGAAGAGGAGATCGCCGCCCTCGGCGTCCCGTACCTCGCGCTCAAGGTCGACATGAGCGACCGCACCGCCATCGACGGATTCATCGACGCCGTGCTCGATCGGTTCGGTCAAATAGATCTGTTGTTCAACAACGCCGGGATCGCACTCGGCGACCGCACCTTCGACGAGCTCACCGCCGCAGACTTCGACCGCATCACCGACATCAACTACTGGGGCGTCGTCCACACCACGCAGAAGGCGTACCCGTCGATTCGCCAGCGACCCGAGGCTGCCATCATCAACATCTCCAGCGCGCAGGGCATCCTCGCGCTGCCATACATGATCCCCTACTGCACGACGAAGTTCGCCGTGCGGGGGTTCACCGACTCGCTGCGTGCCGAGCACCGACTCCGCGGAATCAAGAACGTCACCGTGCATACCGTCCATCCAGGCCGTGTCGCAACGAACATCACCGTAAACTCGGACTACCAGACCGAGACGAGCATGAAGTTCCACGAGAACCTCCAGAAGGGCATCTCGGCCGCCGACGCCGCCAAGGTGATCTTGAAGGGTGTCCAGAAGAACAAGGGACGCATCGTCATCAGCGACGGCAAGGTCCACGACCTCCTCGCCCGCATCCTCCCGACCGCCAACACCCACATCGTTCGCCTCGAGCTTCGCCGCCAAGGCGTCATCCCGCGCTGA
- a CDS encoding TetR/AcrR family transcriptional regulator has translation MTTESPEPANGGRVYGGEAPADRAARRRRQLMDAGLELFGTVGFRKTTVRQLCGQARVADRYFYEEFNGTEDLLLAVYDECHHRLRQAVADAWAGVPPTEPAHIAVAAGLDSFLAYVEQHPPLARLVWFEILGVSRAVESRHIQRLSEFGELIGRLVETRGGTIVAVGAARSVLLTAVAGGVSQVTMAWIDENFATARDELVSSLVPYVVGASTFAPATA, from the coding sequence ATGACGACCGAATCGCCGGAACCGGCGAACGGGGGCCGGGTCTACGGTGGCGAGGCGCCCGCCGATCGGGCGGCACGCCGCCGCCGTCAACTCATGGACGCGGGCCTGGAACTGTTCGGAACGGTCGGGTTCCGAAAGACGACCGTGCGTCAGCTCTGTGGCCAGGCGCGGGTAGCCGACCGCTACTTCTACGAAGAGTTCAATGGCACCGAGGACCTGCTCCTGGCGGTGTACGACGAATGCCATCACCGACTCCGGCAGGCTGTCGCGGACGCGTGGGCCGGCGTGCCGCCGACTGAACCGGCACACATCGCCGTCGCCGCAGGACTCGACAGCTTTTTGGCGTACGTCGAGCAACACCCCCCGCTGGCGCGACTCGTCTGGTTCGAAATCCTTGGCGTCAGTCGAGCCGTAGAGAGCCGCCACATCCAGCGGCTGTCAGAGTTCGGTGAGCTAATCGGTCGGCTCGTCGAGACCCGCGGAGGGACAATCGTGGCTGTCGGCGCGGCGCGTTCCGTTCTTCTCACCGCTGTAGCCGGCGGCGTCAGCCAGGTCACGATGGCCTGGATCGACGAGAACTTTGCTACTGCTCGAGA